The window CTGCTGAACAGCTCTGTGGGCAGCTGGAAGAAGCCAACACAGCTCACCAGTGCACCTCAGCAACGTGCCACGCTGAGACAAGCTAGCAGAAAAGCAACTACGTAACTCTCCTTTAGAAATCGTTCCATAGAAACGTGATAGAGACTCCGAGAAAATGTAGGAATGTCGaaacaaagattttcttctgttaccGATAAGTCTAAaggggaaaattaaaaaagaaagagcaccGATGGAAGCAGTTGGGTAAAGGCGCCGAGCGTTCTCCTGGCCTGGTGTTATGTAAAACACTGAACGATCTATAAGCAGGCTGACCGCGTTAGCAGCGCGACGTGAGAAAACAGGGACGGGGCCGCGGTTCGGTGAGCGCGGGGCAAGAGAGCAGGCGCTCAGCAGGCGCTCGGCAGGCTGTTCGGCNNNNNNNNNNNNNNNNNNNNNNNNNNNNNNNNNNNNNNNNNNNNNNNNNNNNNNNNNNNNNNNNNNNNNNNNNNNNNNNNNNNNNNNNNNNNNNNNNNNNGAGCGCTGCTGTGAGGGAAGCGGAGCCCCGGCCTCCCTCTTCCTGAGGCGCGGTGCAGTAAGCGGGCTCCTCGGCTCGATCGCCAAGCACAAAGAAACGGCAGCTCACTCCCATCAAtataaaacctttttctttctttttctttttttttttaattctaaatcACTTTCACAACAGTGAAAATTAGTGAACAGTAACGGTAATAACTCACTGAACGAGCCGTCACCGGCTGCGTGCAGTCTGAATACGAGGGGAGCGATACGATACAAACACGGCGTGACACCTCCAGAGCTTCCGCACCGCGATGGCCGGAGAAGAGCCGAGAAGAGCCGTCCGAGCCTCCATCCAGCACGGCTCCCAGGGCGCTGCAAGGAGGCACGGAACGCTCTGCCCCTGCCCGGAGCGCACATCTTACACTTACACAAATAACCCACTACAGTTAATCGAGGTGCCCTACCCAGCAACTTTAACCATACACGTTAACGAGCTTAACTATGGAAACAAAATTTCTAAGACTTGATTTGCTCTGTCAGTTTGTACGTCTATGATGAGGGAAGTCACAATATTCATCTCGCAGGAAATCATCGTGACTATCAGTGATCTGAATCAAAACGACCTAAaaacaatagaagaaaaaaaaggaaatggagttGTCTAGTCAGAGAAATATCAAAATTGTTCATCTCATTAGGAAATCCCTCGTGTCTGCTCTTCTGAAGGAATCTATACAAATATATCAGGAATACTTTTAAAGCTGTACACCCAACGTGATTCCAAACGGGCTGCATTTCACCTTTGGAAATATCTTCCCCTCAGCACAGAGATGGTCGTGGTCTCCTCCAGCACTTCTAATTCGTGTCTTTGGTAGATATTGACAAGACTTGCACTGTAGCcgttctgtgctgtgttgtagCCATGCAtggctgcacagagaagctCTTCCAAGTGTTCCTTGCTGTGGCATGTGCAGGATCTCATTTTTCCTCCCGTATGATTTTACGGTATGCCATATTTAAGCTCTAATCTCTCTTGAAGAGCCCTCATTTCTCTCCCCAAACTTCAGGGTCGTTAATGGGATTTTATTTGTGACCTTGTGTAGGAAGTCTCACAGCCCTGGGAGAAAGAAATGTAGCTGCAGTGGCATGGATGGGAGGGGATTATCCATAAGTGCTGCTGCACAGAACCACGGAAGGCAACACTGTTATGTCAGCGAGGAACTGGGCTGGGTGAGGCAGATAGGCAAGTCCTACTGCTCGATAACCTCACCCAGCTTCTTCAGAGAATCTTCCAGCGTCTGGCTCCAGCAAATTTaggctttaaaaaaattgcagcaTAAATTAGTAGCTCTTCTAACCACCATTAGAGCAGCTTCAGGCAGGAGTTTTCCATTGCTGTGggaaacaacagcaagaaaagaaacctGTCTCCACACCTGGTTCCATTTGTATCACATGCTGTGCCCAAGGactctcagctgtgctgcaggtgaTTTCCTGAAGAAGGCTGGATGTTGATTGAAGAAACTGAGTAACAGCCACAGCACTGGCAGATCCACCATGTTTGCCAAGCATGAGATACTGATGGCGCTGCAGAAGTTTCCTTACCTGTCCAGTCTACCTTGGGGCAACTGTCTTTCTCACAGACCTGTTGTAACTGATTGGCACAGGATTTCAAAGCAGCACTCCTTTTAGGAGCAGAGCTCAAAGCTAGGCCCAGGGTTTGTGGTCAGAACCTGTTGTACTAGACAGCCgagctgaaatacattttaaccAATGTTTAATTTCCAACCGTGGTGCAAAAATGTGAGATTCTTCACTGTGCTGCAGTACCAAAAATTTCTGAAACCCGTGATTAGCTACGGAACCAGACACCAAGAGGTTTAAAATGGGATGGGAAGCAGTTTGTAACTGTTTCAGTAGCCTTTCTGGCTATGAGTATTCAGAATAATGGAAACGATTTATGCAATCAACAGCCAGAACATAATCACCAGAGCCACAAACAGGAAGAGGCGGGATAGGAACTGCTCATCCACATATTGAGGAGTCCCTGGAACAGCTGGAAAACAGGAAGTAAAACACAGCTCAGCatcttcctcttctctagaATATTGTATATTCTGCATATAGTACACtcattacatatatataaaatacacaagAAATCCACCTGCTAAAAAACTGCAGCTGCCAGTATTCCTACCCCTAGATTGGCCATCCAtgctggaaaactgaaaaggaagagaagcacAAGCTCCCTGAAGCAGGACCTGTAGCAAGTTTGCTCATGACTAAtagcagcaggcagctccaAGTGCTACAGtgcatccagatgtgctcaGAGTACTTCTGGGGACAGCGCTGAGCCACATTCACTGCTGACAGGTGTTTCCATCCTAAGGAACACCACTGCCTCTACCTGGGAGCTCCTTCCCCTCAAGGTGAAATAACTGAGTAAATAAATGGCAAAACTGTGTGTGTACTCTTGACTAAGAGAACTAATGAAAGGCATGCAAATTTAAAGCTCAAGACGTGCCTTTCTGAATCCTCCATATAGACACCATTGatgaaaagaagacaaaggagCTGGTTAAACAGTGGCTATTAGAGGAGcataattttcatttccttgctcTGTCACATCTACACACAAATTTTCAGTGAAGCGTGAAGTACAAATGATAAGTAAATTCAGTGGAACAAAGGGCAGCACAGGTCTTTGGCAAAGCAGGTGTGACATGAAAAACATGCTTCTGTTTCTTATGATTTCTAGGCCATATGATATAGTGAAGAATATTTGCCAGACAGTACCTTTTGCAGAGAAAACCTGGGCTGTAGGTTTGTGTGTGCAAAACAGGTAGACTCAGTTTGACTACAGTGCAGCTGGGAAGAGGTTTTTTGAGGCTACTTCATTTTTAGAGGGCAAGACCACTCCAGGAAATCAGATAGAAGTGACATACGTATAAGCCCTCACACAAAACATGTCAGAAATGGACTGTTTTTCCACTGCACGGTTTCCCTCTTCCTGTATTTCCATATACAGTACTGATTTACTTTACTATTCAGAAAGTTTTGTCATTTAACAGGTTATTTGTTTAAGTTACAAAAGGGTTTGTAAAATATGTTTGTGATAGGACTCCCTGAGAAGAAAGGATGCATGGTACCTGGAGGAGGTCGCCCGTCATTTATGTTGAATGCCGTGGCAAAAATACCAAAGGGAAACGCCCCAATTCCAAATGACATTTGGAAGCCACCATCTCCAAACCCAAAGCCTTGGAATCCCTGCGGAGAACAAAgcaacagaagaggaaaaaaaggtacaaATAATTTAAAGCCTATTTCAGAACTGTTTGCCTTTTGGTCACACTTCTAGTCTGCCACTGTTGTTAAATACCTCCCAAGCTGTCATGCTAAAAGCATTTATCACAGCAGTAAACTTGCTAGAGCAACCCAAAAGTTTCAGTAAATGACAAGTAGGAATTGCACTTTGTGCTTGAAGGCTGCAAATTAACAGAAGTGTTTATATAAACCTTTTCAACTTCAAACAATGTGTATATGAGAATACATCAAAGTCAACATTAccagaacatttaaaaattgtatCAATAATTCTGTATTAACAGCTATTAGGCACATAGCTATAAAAAAGATACTGCAGAGAATAACCTGCATTGATTTTTTGATACGTGTGCATCATCTAAACATTCAGTAAAGTGATACACTGCCTGTGGGATGGCATTGGTCATTATAAAGAGCACTATCAACACccaaacaaactaaaaaatcATATCAGAATTCTAACTGATGTAGCATATAATCACCAAAGAAGATGTACAGTGCAACAGCATTGACTCCAAGGGCTCCAGACTAAAATTCCACATCAAATCAGAGAGTGTTCTGAATTAAGATGAACCCTAGTGTATAAAAGCAATGTCCCATTTGAGAATCAACTAAATATAAATCTAAGTAGCTGTGCCACATTTCAAAAGAGGACGGGTCACTGCTCTGTGTTCTATAATCCAGCAAACTGTTTTCTGATCTCAGAGTTAAAACTGTGACCAACTCTGAAAAACCCCTCTGATCACCTCCAAACAACGAAGGACAAATATGACTTCATTCACATAATAAAAGCCAGACTTTTCTGTGCTGATACTCATTGTGACTCTTGTCAGATGCTATACTATGAAGGATGCTGTAAGGGCTAACTGCAGGGGACAGCAAAGCACTCCTGCAGGAAACAGGAAGACAGCATCACTACTGCTACATCTTTGAGACTCCCTTGACTTACTGCACCAGCTAAAAGCTTGAATGCAAGGACAGCAGATGATTTAATAAGAAAGCAACTCCCTAGTGAGAGAGAACTACTATGCTCCCAAtcaaaaacaatacagaaatgtTCCTTAATCACACCCAGTAGAGCTGTTTGCTTGAACCATGAGGCACATGCTCTCTGAGGACCTGGGCTGAGTTACTTGGAAATACACCATTGTTTCATCAGGTCACTGTCTTTGTGCCAGAAAACACTGTGGTCTGCTCTATAGCTACTCCCACATCTCTAACATACACCAGCTGCTGTTTACATTCATTCTATGTAATCTCCTCAACAAAACCACAAATCCCACTTCAAATTTGCACATATCCACCAAGCATAtctacttttcttcttaaaatgcAAGGGTACACCAACATCCTATAGAACTTCCAAAGCAAAGCTTTCCTTATGACTGTACATGGAAAGCTATCAAGTATGAAGAACAGCATTTCCAGCAATTCCACAAAGGGCTGTTTTCATCCAGCACAATTCAATTCATTGCATTCTTTAGGACTGTAAATAGCACTATGGGAATGGAGCTTTCTGCCACACAGCACCTACCACCTATTCATAAACAGCCTCTGGGGATCTCTACAGGATCCTCATACAGAACCTTATGTACACATTGTGTCCTCCAAGATGAATAAGCACCACCAAAACAAGCTATCTCCTTGAGCTTTTNNNNNNNNNNNNNNNNNNNNNNNNNNNNNNNNNNNNNNNNNNNNNNNNNNNNNNNNNNNNNNNNNNNNNNNNNNNNNNNNNNNNNNNNNNNNNNNNNNNNGGGGCCGGTCACCGGGGAGGGGTCCCCGTGCAATCTCCACTGCCCTTTACCCGGGGCTCCACTCCATCTTTAGCCTGTGCTTGGAGGTTTAGTCTTGGCAGCAGAAAAGGCCTCGCCCTCCACCCGTTTTGCTGGTCTGTGTAGGGCTGTTGAGCCGTGTTATAAAAGGCAGAGGTCCGGACATCTGGAAACCGTAGGGAAGTGGGTAGGACCTTACTGTAGGACGCGTTACTGCTGTCGGAATGATTGTGTGCTGCTAAAGGAGTGCCAGGGTGAGTTTGGATACAGATAGGGGGGAAAAACTTGATAAAAACAAGATGTGAAAAAAAGgacagtaaaaaacaaaacatcaggCAGGGTGTCAGTAAGACATGTCAGGCTGTGAGGGAGCCTGCCAGGAGGAGAGCTGTAGCTCAGAGCCGGCTTCTGGGAGAGGAGATGTCAGGATTGGCTGAGACCAAAGCAGGCACTTGTTTTTTGGACTATTTGCAGATCTCTGAGCCTTTCCAGATGTACGCACTGCACTGTCCCTCGGGATCACTGGCCTTGCATGTAAACAGCTTTCCCTCACACGtactccctctgctttccttcgCTCTGCTTGTCTGTTGCCTGCTTTTCCCTaaagataaagcaaaacaaatgttcTGCTGCCAAGAACAGTCTTGCAGCTTTGGGATCTGGGGAGTTAACTGACCTTCCATCCAGTACACCATCTGTATGTGTAAAGGGTTTGGCCATTCTTGTCTCAGAACAGGCACAGTTTTATTGTGTCTTGCGGCTCCCCTTAGTTCAGCTTCTCTGGCCTGACCTTAAGTAACATAACTGTGCAGTGCAGGCACCCTGATTTCCTGTTTCTAATTCCTCATCTGTACTTCCATTTCACATTCCACTGAGGACTCAAAATGGCTGCAGATAGCAAATCCAGATGGGGTTAATGCCAGCTGTGGGGAGAGATCCAGGACCTGCTGAAAGATGGAGAGAGTTTTCAGGTGTGCATGCACACTGTGCATGGCATTTCCAaaaagcagggttttttttttgttgttcaagAGAGGCGACAGATATATGCATTCTACTACAATAGCTTTTACTGTGACATGAAAGAGCTTTCTTGAAAATCTCATTAATGTGGTTGATAAAAATCTGCAGTGCTGAGAAAGTGTCTGCTGTGAGCATCCATCCTCACGCATCTTTCTGTGGGCTCTGGCTGAGGAAGGCCATGCTGTACTTAGATAAATCAATGCCTCTGCTGCCTGAAGCATTGCTCTGACTAGCCTGTCCATCATGCTAAAGGAGTTTGCTGCGGGGCTGCAAAGAGGGGCTGGGTAAAAATGTCCTAGGTTGTTTCACACCATCTGGAGTCTCCTTCCGTCAAACCTTCCTGTGTCAGGAAGATTGAGGCAGAAGAGAGATAAATAGACTCCTGGGAGATTTCAGAGGGAGATTCTCATCATCTTTTTTCATGTCTGTTCAGCATGATTGAAGCTGCAGCCTGTATATCGATCTGTAGACTAAATGAAGTCATTGTGCATCCTCTGGACTCATGCTATGGGTTTcattctgttctattttctgCCTCATCTGAGGTGATGCCTTTACACTCCTAGTTACAGGATTCATGTCAGAGGAAAGCAGGGAGAGTACATTTCTCTTGGTAGGATTTCTGGCAGTAACTGCTTAAGTTACTGTAAATAGTAACTTATTATTCATGGGAATAAGAGTTTGTCAGTGTGCTTTGAAGACAGTTTGGTGATACCAGTCTAGATCTGTCCCACTCATGCATTGAATGTTATTTTGAAGTACTCATCAATGCTCAGTATTTTGTATgtctcctttttcctcccaaCAGATGCTACTGCTACCACAGCCCCAGTCCCTACAGCAGAAGTTAATATTTCTCAGGAGGTCAACCAAGTGTTTGAACCAGCTGATACCTTGCCCTCCCGGAGTGAGGCAGCCGCTGTGCAGCCCGTCATTGGGATAAGTCAGAGAGTGCAGATGAACTCCAGAGAAAAGAAGGACTTAGGGACGCTAGGTAAAAACAAAGGATTGTGTGCTGGATCCATTCCTCTAATTCGGTCAGGATGGACTTGTTTTGAGGCTTAGAAAGTGCTGCTGTAACTGGATCTAATGCTTCCAATGCTgcctctttcctttccctcttcacAGGGTATGTGCTGGGGCTGATCATGATGGTGATAATCATTGCCATCGGGGCCGGCATTGTCGTGGGGTACATCTATAAGAG of the Meleagris gallopavo isolate NT-WF06-2002-E0010 breed Aviagen turkey brand Nicholas breeding stock chromosome 17, Turkey_5.1, whole genome shotgun sequence genome contains:
- the RNF185 gene encoding E3 ubiquitin-protein ligase RNF185 — its product is MVYFQGFQGFGFGDGGFQMSFGIGAFPFGIFATAFNINDGRPPPAVPGTPQYVDEQFLSRLFLFVALVIMFWLLIA
- the PIK3IP1 gene encoding phosphoinositide-3-kinase-interacting protein 1, producing the protein MLSILYVSFFLPTDATATTAPVPTAEVNISQEVNQVFEPADTLPSRSEAAAVQPVIGISQRVQMNSREKKDLGTLGYVLGLIMMVIIIAIGAGIVVGYIYKRGKDLKEKHEQKVYEREMQRITLPLSAFTNPACELVDENTIVVHTNQTPVEDTHDGSGPLMGQAGTPGA